The following coding sequences lie in one Alicyclobacillus curvatus genomic window:
- a CDS encoding DUF1641 domain-containing protein produces MSLNSNSVTMNETLSQVLSEPDVQSALVTALQKLPAAMETLTELENLSLFAKNVLTDKESLQSVVSGLQSDLPQLNFDKESLDALFALVNKLPKFVELLTAVEPMIEFVRAVLDDRTSLENLVHGAQSVVHPVTATIQSGTELLQAAKQRAGADRSPVNVFSLMKLLRDPNVQYGVHFVQAVLGILQEHQEKATRSDG; encoded by the coding sequence ATGTCGTTAAACTCCAATTCTGTCACGATGAATGAGACGTTGTCACAGGTTTTGTCCGAGCCAGATGTGCAAAGCGCATTGGTTACCGCCTTGCAAAAACTTCCTGCTGCAATGGAGACGCTCACGGAGCTAGAAAACCTGTCTCTGTTTGCGAAGAACGTCCTGACTGATAAGGAATCACTTCAGTCCGTTGTGAGTGGGTTGCAATCGGACTTGCCTCAACTCAATTTTGATAAAGAGTCATTAGACGCCCTGTTTGCCTTGGTAAACAAGCTGCCCAAGTTCGTAGAACTGCTGACAGCAGTTGAGCCGATGATTGAATTTGTACGTGCTGTCCTTGATGACCGAACATCACTCGAGAACCTGGTGCACGGTGCACAAAGCGTTGTTCATCCTGTAACGGCCACCATTCAAAGCGGTACCGAGTTGTTGCAAGCAGCGAAGCAGCGCGCAGGCGCTGACCGCTCACCTGTAAATGTGTTCTCGTTAATGAAATTGCTGCGAGACCCAAATGTGCAATACGGTGTACATTTTGTGCAGGCGGTACTCGGCATTCTCCAGGAACATCAGGAGAAGGCAACTCGTTCAGATGGTTGA
- a CDS encoding SDR family oxidoreductase: protein MELGLGGKVAIVTGGSRGIGRAICDELLSEGCLVATCSRHIEDFADIKAKTGPQRFYAEFADVTDADSIRDFVTAVKEHFGQVDILVNNAGKAYPGTFKTLTDEDWQDDISVKLMAYIRFSRAVLPLMQRGGRIINMTAVVGKQPDARFFASSTNRAACIAMTKALAKELAADGILVNGINIGFVHSGQWESRPREFFDEMIHKFEVPLERFGNPEEVAAVAAFLASQRASYVTGAIIDVDGGMAKYL from the coding sequence TTGGAACTTGGACTCGGAGGCAAAGTAGCAATTGTTACCGGCGGTTCGCGCGGAATTGGCCGCGCCATCTGCGACGAGTTGCTGTCAGAAGGGTGCCTCGTCGCGACTTGCAGTCGCCATATTGAAGATTTCGCCGATATCAAGGCAAAAACGGGCCCGCAGCGGTTTTACGCAGAGTTTGCGGATGTCACTGATGCTGACTCAATTCGCGATTTTGTCACGGCGGTAAAAGAGCACTTTGGCCAAGTCGATATCCTCGTGAACAATGCCGGGAAAGCTTATCCAGGAACCTTTAAAACCTTGACGGATGAAGATTGGCAGGACGATATAAGCGTCAAGCTGATGGCTTATATCCGGTTTTCCCGGGCTGTTTTGCCGCTGATGCAACGAGGCGGAAGGATTATCAACATGACAGCCGTAGTTGGCAAGCAGCCTGATGCCCGCTTCTTCGCGTCGAGCACGAACCGTGCCGCCTGCATTGCGATGACCAAGGCGCTTGCGAAGGAGCTGGCGGCAGACGGGATTCTCGTAAATGGTATCAACATTGGGTTTGTTCACTCCGGGCAATGGGAAAGTCGTCCCAGGGAGTTTTTTGATGAGATGATTCACAAGTTTGAAGTGCCACTTGAACGATTTGGGAACCCCGAGGAAGTGGCAGCTGTCGCGGCCTTCCTCGCGTCGCAGCGTGCGTCGTACGTGACGGGAGCAATTATCGACGTCGATGGGGGCATGGCCAAGTATCTTTAA
- a CDS encoding cupin domain-containing protein yields the protein MEEDKKSAEGTRGYFKVTESVIEVKGDFQPQFVNIKDVPLLSVVEGLGLKPVFGENILLSFVHMEPNSVAPMHSHPEEQIGTMIEGEYEFELNGEKRMIRKGDVYIVPPNVPHAARTYDKPCLALDIFSPPRSGYREMMDAALKKQAEEGNQE from the coding sequence ATGGAGGAAGACAAGAAGAGTGCAGAAGGTACTAGAGGGTACTTCAAGGTTACGGAAAGCGTGATTGAAGTCAAAGGAGATTTTCAACCGCAGTTTGTCAATATCAAGGATGTTCCATTACTAAGCGTGGTTGAGGGTTTGGGGCTGAAACCTGTCTTTGGCGAGAACATCCTGCTTAGTTTTGTTCATATGGAACCAAACAGCGTGGCTCCGATGCACTCGCATCCGGAAGAGCAAATCGGTACGATGATTGAAGGCGAATATGAGTTCGAACTCAACGGGGAAAAACGAATGATTCGCAAAGGAGACGTCTATATTGTGCCGCCGAATGTTCCTCACGCCGCAAGGACCTACGATAAGCCCTGCTTAGCACTCGACATCTTTTCTCCACCACGCAGCGGCTATCGTGAGATGATGGATGCAGCGCTGAAAAAACAAGCTGAAGAGGGGAATCAGGAGTGA
- a CDS encoding cytochrome b N-terminal domain-containing protein has product MEHLLPDTLPTYVNSYVYMFGILTLGSFVWLIVTGTILAIFGPEWWHVSPIGHFFNSMHFWCVQAFFFFMVLHLWAQFMMAAWRGGRHWTWIGGWVLFLVSIVAGLTGYLSQNNFDAQWIGVQGKDAINATGLGGFFNLLNFGQMYGLHIFVIPFVLVMLLVVHVLLVRKHGVVEPLPLKKGADVLHETQP; this is encoded by the coding sequence ATGGAGCATCTTCTTCCCGATACGCTCCCGACATATGTGAATTCCTACGTCTATATGTTTGGCATTCTCACTTTAGGGTCATTTGTTTGGCTCATCGTAACAGGAACCATTCTGGCGATTTTCGGCCCAGAGTGGTGGCATGTGTCTCCGATTGGCCACTTCTTTAACAGTATGCACTTCTGGTGTGTCCAAGCATTCTTTTTCTTCATGGTATTACACTTGTGGGCACAGTTCATGATGGCAGCCTGGCGTGGTGGTCGCCACTGGACGTGGATTGGGGGCTGGGTGTTGTTTCTTGTTTCCATCGTGGCTGGACTCACCGGTTATCTGTCACAGAACAACTTTGACGCGCAATGGATTGGGGTTCAAGGGAAAGATGCAATCAACGCAACCGGCTTAGGTGGGTTCTTTAATTTGTTGAATTTCGGTCAAATGTACGGATTACATATCTTTGTGATTCCGTTTGTGCTTGTCATGTTACTTGTCGTTCACGTCTTGCTGGTTCGAAAACATGGCGTCGTCGAGCCGTTGCCACTGAAGAAAGGGGCTGACGTTCTGCATGAAACCCAGCCGTGA
- a CDS encoding carboxymuconolactone decarboxylase family protein encodes MAIVGSVEEHEATGLVKEIYEEMKQVRGWDKVPVVWRVMALQPEYLKANWERYKAIMLNGSLDVLTKEMIALTVSMVNRCSYCIDSHSLAVKKLGLTDEQLVEMVSVIDFFSGTNVLSSGLKIEFEQPNQ; translated from the coding sequence ATGGCTATCGTCGGGTCGGTTGAAGAACACGAAGCAACGGGTTTGGTCAAGGAGATTTATGAAGAGATGAAGCAGGTCCGAGGATGGGATAAAGTCCCCGTCGTCTGGCGCGTGATGGCGCTTCAGCCAGAGTATCTGAAGGCGAACTGGGAACGCTACAAGGCCATCATGCTGAACGGATCGCTCGATGTACTGACCAAGGAAATGATTGCTTTGACTGTTTCGATGGTCAACCGCTGCAGTTACTGCATTGACAGCCATTCCCTTGCGGTCAAAAAGCTCGGGCTGACGGACGAGCAGCTTGTCGAAATGGTGTCGGTGATTGACTTTTTTTCCGGGACGAACGTCCTGTCGAGCGGCCTTAAAATTGAGTTTGAGCAGCCGAATCAGTAG
- a CDS encoding GNAT family N-acetyltransferase — protein MKLESNRIYIRRLMQDDLSALLSVRIRNREFLQPFEPTHLDEHFTLAGQIELFERALHNWSNGLAYGFGIFLKDEDKFIGRVNLSNVVRGAWESCSLGYFLDEAYNGLGLMTEAVRLAVRFAFHEAKLHRVQAAVMPRNLGSIRVLEKAGFLYDGMSTYYLQINGRWEDHNLYSLTVENWDGDELSR, from the coding sequence TTGAAATTGGAATCAAACCGCATCTATATTCGACGGTTGATGCAGGATGACCTCAGTGCGTTACTCAGCGTCAGGATACGAAATCGCGAATTTCTTCAGCCCTTCGAACCCACACACTTAGATGAACACTTTACCCTTGCAGGTCAAATCGAGCTTTTTGAACGTGCTCTGCACAATTGGAGCAATGGGCTTGCTTACGGATTTGGCATTTTCTTAAAGGACGAGGACAAGTTCATTGGAAGAGTAAATCTGAGTAACGTCGTACGCGGGGCTTGGGAGAGTTGCTCTCTTGGGTACTTTCTCGACGAAGCCTACAACGGACTTGGCTTAATGACAGAGGCCGTGAGACTCGCAGTTCGATTTGCATTCCACGAGGCAAAGTTACACCGGGTACAAGCAGCGGTGATGCCGCGCAATCTCGGTTCCATCCGAGTGCTGGAAAAAGCAGGTTTTCTCTACGATGGAATGTCGACGTATTACCTTCAAATTAACGGACGATGGGAAGACCACAATCTCTATAGTCTCACTGTAGAAAACTGGGACGGAGATGAATTATCGAGATAG
- a CDS encoding NAD(P)/FAD-dependent oxidoreductase: protein MRYKVVIVGGGTGGITVAARLLRKSKAFHGQVVILDAAEKHYYQPLWTLVGAGEVKRETTERDESSVIPDGAVWRKEAIAEFQPEENYVVTEAGTKIRYEYLVVAAGIQIDWGKVKGLPETIGKNGVVSNYSYDYAESTWDAIRNFKGGTAIFTAPNTPIKCGGAPQKIMYLAEDYFRKAGLRDRSKVVFASGGTIIFGVKKYANALSNIVQERDIDTEFFHNLVEIDGEKHEAVFEHLKTHERVSMHFDMIHVVPPMSAPDFIKRSALADANGWLDVNKHTLQHPKFANVFGIGDCTNAPTAKTGAAIRKQAPVLVDNLVAAMNNKPLQEGYHGYSSCPLITGYGRLVLAEFDYDNNPQETFPFDQSKERFSMYLLKKEVLPVVYWDGMLKGLM from the coding sequence CTGCGGTACAAAGTTGTGATTGTTGGCGGCGGGACCGGTGGAATTACGGTGGCAGCGAGGCTGCTGAGGAAGTCAAAGGCCTTTCACGGTCAAGTTGTAATTCTCGATGCGGCTGAGAAACATTATTATCAACCGCTCTGGACATTGGTCGGTGCAGGCGAGGTCAAACGTGAAACGACCGAACGCGACGAATCGTCAGTCATTCCCGATGGAGCTGTTTGGCGAAAGGAAGCCATTGCCGAGTTTCAGCCAGAAGAAAACTATGTAGTGACTGAGGCAGGGACCAAGATTCGTTACGAATATTTAGTGGTGGCAGCAGGAATTCAAATCGACTGGGGAAAAGTCAAGGGTCTGCCAGAAACCATTGGGAAAAACGGAGTCGTCAGCAACTACTCATACGACTACGCAGAGAGCACGTGGGACGCCATTCGCAATTTCAAGGGTGGAACGGCCATCTTCACAGCACCGAACACTCCAATCAAGTGTGGAGGTGCGCCGCAAAAAATCATGTACCTGGCTGAAGACTATTTCCGCAAAGCAGGTCTTCGCGACCGAAGCAAAGTGGTCTTTGCATCCGGAGGAACCATCATCTTTGGCGTCAAGAAGTATGCGAATGCGCTCAGTAATATTGTCCAGGAGCGCGACATTGATACAGAGTTTTTTCACAATCTGGTGGAAATCGATGGCGAGAAGCATGAAGCAGTGTTTGAGCATCTGAAGACCCATGAGCGTGTATCTATGCATTTTGACATGATTCACGTCGTACCGCCGATGAGTGCGCCTGATTTCATCAAGAGAAGCGCACTCGCCGATGCAAACGGTTGGCTTGATGTCAACAAGCATACGTTGCAGCATCCGAAGTTTGCAAACGTCTTTGGCATTGGAGACTGCACGAATGCACCAACAGCCAAAACTGGAGCGGCGATTCGGAAACAAGCTCCCGTCCTGGTCGACAATCTCGTCGCCGCGATGAACAATAAGCCTCTTCAAGAAGGTTACCATGGGTACTCTTCCTGTCCGCTGATTACAGGTTACGGTCGCCTTGTATTGGCAGAGTTTGACTATGACAACAACCCACAGGAGACGTTCCCGTTTGACCAGTCGAAAGAACGGTTCTCCATGTATCTGTTGAAGAAAGAAGTATTGCCTGTCGTTTACTGGGACGGAATGTTGAAAGGCTTGATGTGA
- a CDS encoding IclR family transcriptional regulator, producing the protein MDTFIGRRHQSLGEVADAVQLPKSTTHRLLMTLESRGYISSISGESGMYKIGLKGLWFTTARTRIHLQLEELRGLTGETVNLGAVTGMEIEYVDRVLSEHALRWGVDIGSRIPLHCSALGKCVLAYRTDLFPNVVDLPRRTAKTITDPVELKAHLEVIRHRGYAFEDEEFIEGVVCIAAPVRDDGGEVIGAVSVSGPCVRFTKEIAIGFAEQVMAIADSVSYSIGYDNQSMKEDA; encoded by the coding sequence ATGGATACCTTCATTGGCCGTCGGCATCAGTCACTTGGCGAAGTTGCTGATGCGGTGCAGTTACCGAAGTCAACGACGCACCGCTTGCTGATGACTCTTGAGTCCCGCGGCTATATCAGCTCAATTAGCGGCGAAAGTGGCATGTATAAGATTGGCTTAAAGGGGTTGTGGTTCACAACTGCCCGTACGCGTATCCATCTCCAACTCGAGGAGTTGCGGGGTTTGACCGGAGAAACCGTTAATCTTGGCGCAGTCACGGGGATGGAGATTGAATATGTCGATCGCGTTTTATCGGAACATGCTCTGCGTTGGGGCGTCGACATCGGATCGAGAATACCGCTTCACTGTTCCGCACTCGGGAAGTGTGTCTTGGCGTACAGGACCGACCTCTTCCCTAACGTTGTCGATTTGCCGCGGCGTACAGCCAAAACGATTACAGACCCTGTGGAGTTAAAAGCGCATCTCGAGGTGATTCGCCACCGAGGCTACGCTTTTGAGGACGAGGAGTTCATTGAAGGTGTTGTCTGCATTGCGGCGCCCGTGCGTGATGACGGCGGAGAAGTGATTGGAGCTGTATCGGTCTCAGGACCGTGTGTTCGTTTTACAAAAGAGATTGCCATTGGATTTGCCGAGCAAGTCATGGCAATCGCCGATTCTGTCTCTTACAGCATCGGCTACGACAACCAATCGATGAAGGAGGATGCCTGA
- a CDS encoding glutamine synthetase, which yields MNNVNNEDIRKVIRDEGIEVVRVVFNDIVNVGRARNIPAKVFLDDVLENGVQYPSAMFSVDTSANFVLAAGAGFAGGYGSWMLRIDPATFTVLPWVQKTARVIADVYTLDGEPVSVYPRGVMQRVINELETEGYSTYGAAELEFYVFKELGDSGYQPSWTGLQCYSEVKQSEVDELLWDMVVPFQSLGIEVEAANTEYGPGQFEISMKPQSGLAQADAAFYYKNSVKELMKKRGLLATFMTKPLSGKSGSGAHFHHSLYHLDTGKNAFYDPNDKYGMSDIFKHFIAGQLAHSKAICALANPSINSYRRIRPYTFAPSNITWGLENRMCLIRVPHARGQGTHLENRMPGADNNPYLMMAAMYAAGLDGIRNKTPLPDPVLDEDAYAIRGEGQLPTSLEQALEALKQDEALHKYLGSDVINAFVALKTNELSRFSDYVTPWEVEEYSELF from the coding sequence ATGAACAACGTCAATAATGAGGACATTCGCAAAGTCATACGCGATGAGGGGATTGAAGTTGTACGTGTGGTATTCAACGACATTGTAAATGTGGGTAGAGCACGAAATATTCCGGCTAAGGTATTCCTTGACGACGTCTTGGAAAATGGTGTCCAGTACCCGTCCGCAATGTTTTCCGTGGATACCTCTGCGAACTTTGTTCTTGCAGCAGGGGCCGGATTTGCAGGTGGTTACGGCAGCTGGATGCTGAGGATTGACCCGGCGACGTTTACGGTCTTGCCATGGGTGCAAAAGACTGCGAGAGTCATCGCGGACGTGTATACCCTCGATGGTGAGCCTGTCAGTGTGTATCCGCGAGGTGTCATGCAGCGGGTCATCAATGAACTGGAGACAGAAGGATATTCTACCTATGGCGCTGCAGAGCTGGAATTCTATGTCTTCAAAGAACTTGGTGATTCCGGCTATCAGCCATCTTGGACAGGACTGCAGTGCTATTCCGAAGTGAAGCAATCCGAGGTCGACGAGCTCTTGTGGGACATGGTGGTACCGTTCCAATCTCTCGGTATCGAGGTTGAAGCGGCAAACACAGAATATGGCCCAGGGCAGTTTGAGATTTCGATGAAGCCGCAGAGCGGGCTCGCTCAAGCAGATGCAGCCTTCTACTATAAAAATTCTGTCAAAGAGTTGATGAAGAAAAGGGGCTTGCTCGCGACTTTCATGACGAAGCCTTTAAGTGGAAAGAGCGGGAGCGGAGCACATTTTCATCATTCGCTGTACCATCTCGACACAGGGAAAAATGCGTTTTATGACCCGAATGACAAATACGGGATGAGCGACATCTTTAAACACTTCATTGCCGGCCAACTCGCGCATAGCAAGGCCATTTGTGCACTAGCTAATCCTTCGATTAACAGTTACCGTCGAATTCGTCCCTACACGTTTGCTCCCTCGAACATCACCTGGGGATTGGAGAACCGGATGTGCTTAATTCGTGTACCTCATGCCCGTGGGCAGGGGACTCACCTTGAGAACCGCATGCCAGGTGCAGATAACAACCCGTATCTGATGATGGCAGCCATGTACGCAGCGGGTCTAGATGGGATTCGCAATAAGACCCCATTACCAGACCCAGTTTTGGATGAGGACGCATACGCCATCCGCGGGGAAGGACAACTTCCGACGAGTCTCGAACAGGCGCTCGAAGCATTGAAGCAGGATGAAGCCCTGCATAAATACCTCGGCTCCGACGTTATCAACGCTTTTGTCGCCCTGAAGACGAATGAACTTTCCCGCTTCAGTGATTACGTGACGCCATGGGAAGTAGAGGAGTACTCAGAGCTGTTCTAA
- a CDS encoding APC family permease has translation MSGTYQKTSSVSKGYRKELGFWTVVFLATGAILGPAVGFTPASVVALAGPSGILSWVIAFVLMLTVAMAYVELGTMWPRAGGVAYYAARSNGPIVGVMNAWGALIGYALAVPSIVVGFVQYLSYWFPALFQKGSLTAAGIVTSIVVLIVIAGINLMRIRYLGEINNVLTVLTIVGLLVMCIALFGHFHPQNFNQYHGFMSFGTNGLFLAISATIFGYGGFRQPIDYAEEVKDPGRTIPKAVAVTMVITLVVYFIESTAFVGAVNWSGMGLKTGDWSGITSLAYPFLSLAKGAGLPFIGMVAMLTTLVAAFKDGYIYFGGASRVGYSMGRYDGYLPSMFTRMTDNGIPVAAAVLTFVISCVYIILLPSFSSLFPLVVAALLLSYAPGPLSLAIFRVKNPDEPRPYRMPLQPVFGPIAFAVSSLMIYWAGWASVRVLIPSVFIGLLLLLFYVRRAKITASDVLKSIWFVAYQLCILLLSYLGSSNFGGANKIPSPWDSILFVVVSVAFYYWGYASGMSYQGQAVFDDEPVADVSLNA, from the coding sequence ATGTCGGGAACCTATCAAAAAACAAGCAGTGTGTCCAAGGGATATCGGAAAGAGTTGGGCTTCTGGACAGTGGTATTTCTCGCCACAGGTGCCATTCTGGGTCCTGCCGTAGGTTTTACGCCGGCGTCTGTCGTGGCCCTTGCAGGGCCCTCTGGCATATTGTCCTGGGTGATTGCTTTTGTGTTGATGTTGACAGTGGCCATGGCATACGTGGAACTTGGCACCATGTGGCCTCGCGCGGGTGGCGTCGCGTATTACGCAGCTCGCAGCAACGGACCGATTGTGGGCGTGATGAATGCTTGGGGAGCCTTGATTGGGTACGCACTGGCGGTGCCGTCGATTGTGGTCGGGTTCGTTCAATATCTTAGCTACTGGTTTCCTGCACTATTCCAAAAAGGAAGCCTTACAGCAGCCGGGATTGTGACCAGCATTGTTGTGCTGATTGTCATCGCTGGTATCAACCTCATGCGTATCCGCTACCTCGGTGAGATCAATAATGTCCTTACAGTACTGACGATTGTCGGATTACTCGTCATGTGTATTGCATTGTTTGGCCACTTCCATCCACAAAACTTCAATCAGTATCACGGCTTCATGTCCTTTGGGACAAACGGTCTGTTTCTTGCCATCTCTGCAACCATCTTCGGCTATGGTGGTTTTCGCCAGCCAATTGATTATGCAGAGGAGGTTAAGGATCCGGGGAGGACCATTCCAAAGGCGGTTGCAGTGACCATGGTCATTACTCTCGTCGTGTACTTCATCGAGAGTACGGCTTTTGTCGGAGCCGTGAATTGGTCTGGCATGGGGCTAAAAACCGGTGACTGGTCCGGAATCACTTCCCTTGCATATCCATTCCTGTCACTGGCTAAAGGTGCGGGCCTGCCCTTTATTGGAATGGTCGCGATGCTCACGACTCTGGTCGCGGCATTTAAGGATGGATACATCTATTTTGGCGGAGCAAGCCGCGTGGGATACAGTATGGGACGCTACGATGGATATCTACCGAGCATGTTCACGCGCATGACCGACAATGGTATTCCGGTCGCGGCCGCCGTACTGACCTTTGTGATTTCCTGTGTCTATATCATTCTCCTGCCGTCGTTCTCCTCATTGTTTCCGCTTGTCGTCGCAGCACTGCTTTTGTCGTATGCACCAGGACCGCTGAGTCTGGCAATCTTCCGGGTAAAGAACCCTGATGAACCGAGGCCTTATCGGATGCCCTTGCAACCCGTGTTTGGTCCTATCGCATTTGCGGTCAGCAGCCTGATGATTTACTGGGCGGGATGGGCGTCTGTACGTGTCTTGATACCGTCTGTTTTCATTGGATTGTTGCTTCTGCTGTTCTACGTCCGGCGAGCCAAGATAACTGCGAGCGACGTGTTGAAGTCCATCTGGTTCGTCGCGTACCAGTTGTGTATCTTGTTGTTGTCGTATCTCGGGAGTTCCAATTTTGGCGGGGCAAACAAGATTCCATCACCGTGGGACAGCATCCTCTTTGTCGTCGTATCTGTTGCGTTTTATTACTGGGGCTACGCATCCGGAATGTCCTATCAGGGGCAGGCCGTGTTTGATGACGAACCGGTAGCTGACGTATCTCTCAATGCGTAA
- a CDS encoding branched-chain amino acid transaminase encodes MTTGASANGPSPRQEIHGGYCFFHGEIMPLDDANVNISTHALNYGTGCFEGIRAYWNDESEQLYLLKGIEHYKRFLNSCRILKIECPYTAEELLDWTVQILKKNAYREGVYIRPLAFKASRVMKVTLSGLRDEVAIFTVPMGDYVKTENLSAVVSNWQRIADNIIPSRAKVTGAYINAALANDAATADGYDEALMLSVDGQVSEASSSNFFIVRDGTLITTPITADILEGVTRRAILQLAQDHGIPSEVRAIDRTELYISDEIFLAGTGAQIASITSVDHRQIGNGLTGPITKTLQDVYYRAVRGQEERYLDWVTPIY; translated from the coding sequence ATGACAACAGGTGCATCTGCAAACGGACCGTCACCACGGCAGGAAATTCACGGAGGTTACTGTTTCTTCCACGGCGAAATTATGCCGCTTGACGATGCCAACGTGAACATTTCAACCCATGCCCTAAACTACGGCACAGGATGCTTTGAAGGAATTCGCGCGTACTGGAACGACGAAAGTGAACAGCTGTACCTCCTCAAAGGCATCGAGCATTACAAGCGATTTCTCAACTCCTGTAGAATCCTGAAGATAGAGTGCCCGTATACTGCAGAGGAACTGCTTGACTGGACTGTGCAGATTTTGAAGAAGAACGCTTACCGTGAGGGCGTGTACATCCGACCGCTCGCATTCAAGGCGTCGCGTGTCATGAAGGTAACCTTGTCCGGCTTGCGTGATGAAGTGGCCATTTTCACAGTTCCGATGGGCGATTACGTGAAAACAGAAAATCTGTCTGCTGTCGTCTCCAACTGGCAGCGAATTGCAGATAACATCATACCGTCCCGCGCCAAAGTGACTGGCGCCTATATCAACGCGGCGCTTGCGAATGACGCGGCCACTGCTGATGGCTACGACGAAGCCTTGATGCTTTCTGTGGATGGTCAAGTGTCTGAAGCAAGCTCTTCAAACTTCTTCATTGTTCGTGACGGTACCCTGATTACGACACCGATCACTGCAGACATTCTCGAGGGGGTCACCCGCCGCGCCATCTTACAACTCGCGCAGGACCACGGCATCCCATCTGAAGTCAGAGCGATTGACAGGACCGAGTTGTACATTTCCGATGAGATTTTCCTCGCCGGTACAGGTGCTCAGATTGCATCTATCACATCAGTAGATCACCGGCAGATTGGCAACGGATTAACAGGGCCGATTACCAAAACCTTGCAGGATGTCTACTATCGTGCAGTCCGCGGTCAGGAAGAACGCTATCTCGACTGGGTCACACCCATCTACTAA
- a CDS encoding D-alanyl-D-alanine carboxypeptidase: protein MKAKIITAVIVVLLIAVPVALYMRPLPNQTVALSVPEKSVVKGALSLPLPSTGESGVAVQGVGIMSDTSNETQIPIGSVAKVMTAYLVLQHHPLQPYQSGPSYTITQTDVAKYVHDKAIGDSYVKVVAGQKWTEKQMLEGLLLPSGDNMAYTLGVWTDGSEQAFVNEMNQTAKKLGMTHTTYADSSGVSPNTASTAVDELKLARVAMQNPVFRSIVDMAQATLPGGSQPVYNVDYYVGHYGIVGIKTGSTPQAGGCFVSATYDKVGNQQVLLLGAVLGQQGTPMLDTALNNSRSLLQDAKKDVTVSSVPQGTVVADINVPWQGKVALETSQPISYLSFPGLPITRQLVVTKTKSGTNYALEFQAGEQQRTVPLQQSEAIVKPSLKWRILRGMKLPSKL from the coding sequence ATGAAAGCGAAGATTATCACTGCCGTTATCGTGGTCTTGCTCATCGCAGTGCCTGTCGCGCTGTATATGAGGCCTTTGCCAAATCAAACCGTCGCACTCAGTGTTCCTGAAAAGTCAGTGGTTAAAGGAGCACTATCGCTCCCTCTTCCTAGTACAGGTGAGTCTGGCGTTGCGGTACAGGGCGTCGGCATCATGTCTGATACGTCAAATGAGACACAAATTCCAATTGGCAGTGTTGCAAAAGTGATGACGGCATACTTGGTCCTGCAACATCACCCTTTGCAGCCCTATCAGTCTGGTCCAAGCTACACCATTACACAGACGGATGTCGCCAAGTATGTTCACGACAAAGCGATTGGTGACTCATATGTAAAAGTCGTCGCAGGCCAGAAGTGGACCGAAAAGCAAATGCTTGAAGGGTTATTGCTTCCGTCCGGTGACAATATGGCTTACACGCTCGGGGTATGGACCGATGGCAGTGAACAAGCGTTTGTCAATGAAATGAATCAGACAGCCAAAAAATTGGGTATGACCCATACAACATACGCGGACTCATCAGGAGTTAGTCCAAATACCGCAAGTACTGCGGTTGATGAACTCAAGTTGGCCCGGGTCGCGATGCAAAATCCGGTATTTCGCAGCATTGTGGACATGGCTCAGGCTACCTTGCCCGGGGGGAGTCAACCCGTGTACAACGTTGACTATTACGTTGGACATTACGGTATTGTGGGAATTAAAACCGGTAGTACACCTCAGGCGGGCGGCTGCTTTGTTTCGGCTACGTATGATAAGGTTGGCAATCAGCAAGTGTTACTACTCGGAGCAGTGCTAGGCCAACAAGGGACTCCGATGTTGGATACGGCGCTAAACAATAGCAGGTCGTTGTTGCAAGACGCAAAAAAGGATGTCACTGTAAGCTCAGTGCCGCAAGGTACGGTAGTGGCTGACATCAATGTTCCGTGGCAGGGCAAGGTCGCGCTTGAAACCTCGCAACCGATATCATATTTGAGTTTTCCAGGCTTGCCAATCACAAGGCAGCTGGTTGTGACAAAAACCAAGAGTGGTACAAACTATGCACTGGAATTCCAAGCGGGTGAGCAACAGCGAACTGTGCCGCTGCAGCAGTCTGAAGCGATTGTGAAACCGTCGCTGAAATGGCGAATCCTACGAGGCATGAAATTGCCCTCGAAGCTGTGA